In the Streptomyces sp. NBC_00193 genome, CCACCTCGCCGACCCCTGGGTCCACCACGCCTGGATCTTCGAGCCGGACCTGCCGCCGCAGGGCAGTCGGGTCCTTGACCAGGCGCTGGAGCGGGTCGCGGCGGCCCGCGGCCGCGCGCGGTAGCGGCGGCCGGGCGGTCCGCCGCCCGGCCCCGATGACCGGCCGCTGACCAGTTCTTGGGTTCCCCTTTACCTTACGTGCCCACGGCGGGTACCCTGGTGAGTGCGGAGGGGAGTATTCCTGCTTTCCTGCTACGGCGTGCCCGTCAATACGGACTGCAATCGGTCCCGGGGCGCCGGCCCGTGGCCTCCTGGCCGTCCGGGTGGAAGAGACCTCCGGCAGCGATGACGCTGACAAGTTCTGAGCCATCTGCCGGAGGCGTGTTCACGTGGACGTTTCGTTGACCCTATGGGTGCTGACCATTCTTGGTCTGGGCATCCTCATCGGCGCCGATTTCTTCATCGGCCGCAAGCCGCACGACGTCTCCATGAAGGAGGCGGGCATCTGGACGGTCGTCTGGATCGTCCTCGCGGTGCTCTTCGGACTCGGCCTGATGGTATTCGGCCACGGCCAGGCCTCGCAGGAGTTCTTCGCAGGCTTCATCACCGAGAAGTCCCTGAGCGTGGACAACCTCTTCGTCTTCGTCCTGATCATGGCGAAGTTCGCGGTTCCCTCGCAGCTCCAGCAGCGCGTGCTGCTGATCGGCGTGCTGATCGCCCTCGTCCTGCGCGCCATCTTCATCGCCGCCGGCGCCGCGATCATCGCCAACTTCTCGTGGGTCTTCTACATCTTCGGCGCGTTCCTCATCTACACCGCGTGGAAGCTGATCCAGGAAGCCCGCAAGGACGAGGAGGACGAGGAGTTCGAGGAGAACCGTCTCCTCAAGTCCATCGAGAAGAAGTTCGGCGTCGCCGACCAGTACCACGGCACCAAGCTCTTCATCCAGAAGAACGGCAAGCGCATCCTGACCCCGCTGATGGTCGTCATGCTCGCCATCGGCACCACCGACGTGCTGTTCGCCCTGGACTCGATCCCCGCGATCTTCGGCCTCACCCAGGACCCGTACATCGTCTTCACGGCCAACGCCTTCGCCCTCATGGGTCTGCGCCAGCTGTACTTCCTCATCGGCGGCCTGCTCAAGAAGCTGGTCCACCTCAGCTACGGGCTCTCCGTCATCCTCGGCTTCATCGGCATCAAGCTCGTGCTGCACGCCCTCCACGAGTCGGGCCTGCACGTCCCGCAGATCTCCATCCCGGTCTCCCTCGGCGTCATCTGCGGTGTCCTGGTGATCACCACGATCACCAGCCTGATCGCCTCGAAGAAGCAGGCGGAGGCCGAGGCCGCCGCGGGCGGCCCGGAGCGCATCGACGCCTGATCCGCCGAGCGACCGGGGATGTCCGGGCCTACGCTGGTGCTGTTGCCCTGGTCGTCTGCGACAGGAGGCAGTGCCATGAGGTCGACCCGCACGCGCATGCGCAGGGCCTGCGTGGCCGCCACGGCCGCAGGAGTCCTTCTCGCCCCGGTCGCCGCGGGCTCCGCGTACGGGGCCACCGCCCCGGCGCCTTCCGTGTCCGCCGCTCCGTCGCCGGACGGCGACACGGAATTCCCGCAGCTCACGCCGGCCGTCGCGGCCCGACTGGACGCGGCCGTGCGCGAGGTGATGGACCGGGCGAAGGTGCCCGGCGTGACCGTGGGCCTGTGGGCCCCCGGCAAGGGCAGCTACGTGAAGTCCTTCGGGGTGGCCGACAAGTCCACCGGTGCGCCGATGACGCCCGATCTCGGGGTCCGCATCGGCAGCGAGACCAAGACGTTCACGGTCACCGCCCTCCTCCAGCTCGTGGATCAGGGCAAGCTCTCCCTGGACGACCCGATCGGCAAGTACATCAGCGGCGTCCCGAACGGGGACCGCATCACCTTGCGCGAACTGGCGGGCATGCGCAGCGGGCTCTTCAACTACAGCGAGGACGCGGGCTTCGACGCCCGGATCACCTCCACCTTCACGCCGCAGCAGTTGCTCGACATCTCCTTCAAGCACCCGGTGAACTTCGAGCCGGGTGCGAAGTTCGAGTACTCCAACACCAACCTGATCCTGCTCGGCCTGCTGGTGGAGAAGATCACCGGCCGGCCGATCCAGGAGGTCATCGGGCAGGACGTGGTGAAGCCCGCCGGGCTGAGCAGCCGCACGCTCTTCCCCGTCGGCAGGGAGTTCCCCGAGCCGCACGCGCACGGCTACACCAACGACCTGCCCGGCGGGAAGATCGTGGACGCGACCGACTTCGACCCGTCCTGGGCCTGGTCCGCCGGAGCGATGGTCTCCACACTGGACGACCTGCGCAGCTGGGCGAAGACCCTCGCCACCGGCACCCTGCTGACCCCCGCGACCCAGGCCGAGCGGTTGAAGACCCAGCCGATCGGCATCATCCCCGGCGCGGGCTACGGGCTCGGCATCTTCAACGTCCAGGGCTGGATCGGCCACAACGGCTCGCTGCCCGGGTACGAGACGCTGACCGTCTACCTGCCGGAGGAGCAGGCCACGATGGTCATCGTTCTGAACACCGACGACCTGTACAAGGGCCAGGAACCCAGCACCCTCTTCGGGGAGGCCGTCACCGGCATCGTGACCCCCGGCCACGTGTACCCGGGACACAAGCCGACCGTGGACAAGAAGAACTGAGCGGCTGAGGGCCGGGCGGCTAGGCGGGGGCGGTCGTCTCGGCCGCCCCCTTCTCCGCGTCCGTGTACGCACCCGTCCGCTGCCGTACGACCACCGGGTTGGTCTCCGGCAGCAGCGCGAAGCAGGCCAGCGAGACCAGGGCGATCGCCGTCAGGTACACGGCGACGGCCCACGGCGGGCCGGAGCCGTCCGCCAGCGCCGTCGCCACGATCGGGGTCAGCGCACCGCCCAGCACCCCGCCGAGGTTGTAGCCGACGGCCGCGCCGGTGCAGCGGATCCGCGGGGCGTACAGCTCGGGCAAGTACGCGCCCACCACCGCGAACATCGTCACCATGCCGAGCAGGGCGCCGAACAGACCCACGGTCATCAGCAGCGGGTCCGCGGTGCGCAGCAGGGCCACGAACGGGAACATCCACAGCGCGGACGCCGTGCAGCCCGCCAGGCACAGCGGGCGCCGGCCGTAGCGGTCGCCGAGCACCGCGACGACCGGGGTCGCCACCCCCTTGAGGGCGACGGCGACCATGATGCAGGCCAGCATCACGGAGCGGTGCACGCCGAGGTGCTCGGTGGCGTACGCGAGGGACCAGGTGGTGACCGCGTAGAAGACGGCGTAGCCCACGGCCAGGGCCCCGCCGGTCAGCAGGAGCAGGCGCCAGTGGCCCCGTAGGACCTCGGGCAGCGGGGCGTCGGCCCGGTGGCCGGTCTCGGCCAGCGCACGGAACTGCGGGGTCTCCTCCACCGAGCGGCGCAGCCACAGCCCGGTCAGGGCGAGCAGCCCCGCCACCCAGAACGGCACCCGCCAGCCCCAGGCGGCGAACTGCCCGTCGGACAGGGTGCTCGACAGGGTCAGCATCAGGCCGTTGGCCAGCAGGAACCCCACCGCCGGACCCATCTGCGGGAAGCTCGACCACAGTCCGCGACGCCCCTCGGGGGCGTGCTCCGAGGTGAGCAGCACCGCGCCGCCCCACTCCCCGCCGAGGCCGAGGCCCTGGAGGAAGCGCAGCAGGACCAGCAGGATCGGCGCGGCCATCCCGATGGAGGCGTAGGAGGGCACGCAGCCCACCGCCACCGTGGCCAGACCGGTGAGCAGCAGCGAGGCGAGGAGCACCGGGCGGCGGCCGTACCGGTCGCCGATGTGGCCGAAGACGGCGGAGCCGAGGGGTCGGGCGAGGAAGCCGACGCCGAAGGTGCCGAAGGCGGCGAGGGTGCCGGCGAGCGGGGAGAAGGAGGGGAAGAAGAGCGGGCCGAGCACCAGGGCGGCGGCGGTGCCGTAGACGAAGAAGTCGTAGAACTCGATGGCGGTGCCGACGAGGGAGGCCGCGGCGATCCGGAACATCGAGGGGGAGGGGGGCGGGGAGGGATCCTGTTGCATGGTGCAGCAATTACCCCGCCCCGCCCCCTCAGGACGTGCGTTCGGCCATCAATGACCGGAAGGGAGTGCGGTCCGGCGCGAGGTTGACGTGCCGGCCTCCCCTTCGCGGCCCACTACCAGCCGCGCTCGCGCCATTCGGCCAGGTGGGGGCGCTCGGCGCCGAGCGTGGTGTCGTTGCCGTGGCCCGGGTAGACCCAGGTCTCGTCCGACAGTTCGCCGAACAGCTTGGTCTCCACGTCGTCCAGCAGGCTCGTGAAGGCCTTCTGGTCGCCCGAGGTGTTGCCGACGCCGCCCGGGAAGAGGCAGTCGCCGGTGAACACGTGCGCGTGGCCGTGCGGGTCGTCGTAGACCAGCGCGATCGAGCCGGGGGTGTGGCCGACCAGGTGGCGGGCCGTCAGCGTGACCCGGCCGACCGTGATCGTGTCCCCGTCCGCGACGAGCACGTCGGTGGCGACCGGGATGCCCTCCGCGTCGTGGGCGCCCGCGTACGTGCGTGCGCCGGTCGCCTCGACGACCTCGGCGAGCGCGCCCCAGTGGTCGCCGTGCCGGTGGGTGGTGACGACGGACGCGATGCCGTCGTCCCCGATCAGGCTCAGCAGGGTGCCCGCCTCGGCGGCCGCGTCGACGAGCAGCTGCTCATCGGTGGCCCGGCAGCGCAGCAGGTAGGCGTTGTTGTTCATCGAGCCCACCGCAACCTTGGAAATCATCAGGTCCGCGAGCTCGTGCACGTCGGCCGGACCGCCGACTTTGACCTCTCCGGTGTACGTCATGCCTTGATCCTAGAGCGGGGGGAGCCCGGGCAGGCCGTCGCCCGCCTCGACGGTCAGGTGGGCGCCCCGCAGGCCGCGCCCGGCCAGCCAGCCGAGGAGTTCGTCGGGCGTGCCGACGAGGGTGACCGGGGTGCCCTCGGAGCCGCCCGTGTGCCAGACGCGGTCGCCGTGGTGCGTCTTCAAGGTCACCGGCGGAACCTCCGGACGCCCGGACCAGCGGTCGGCGAGGAAGTCGATCTCGCGCGCGGTGAACTCCTCCGGGAGGTCCGCGAGCTCGTAGCCGATGTTCAGGTCGACGTGGTGCAGCTCGACCTCGATCAGGCGGCGGAAGGGGACACGGGCCGCGGTGTCGGTGACCCCGTTGCGCAGTTCCACGGTGCGGGTCCAGTCCTGCGGGCGCTCGGCGACGGCGAACCAGCGGTCCGCGGAATTCCGGACGTCTTCGAGCTGTTCCAGCAGAGGACGCCCCGCGTCGCGCTCGATGTCGGACTCCCGGGAGGTGGCGCTCTCGTACATCGGGCGGCCTTCGAAGACCTCGACCAGGGCGTCCGCGTTCCGGGCCAGGTGTGCCAGGACGTGGCCGCGGGTCCAGCCGGGGAGATGTGACTCTTCGGCCAGCTTCGCGTTGTCCAGCTTCGCGACCGCGGTCAGCAGTCGATCAGTGGCCTCATGAACGGATCGCAGGTCGTGCGCATGATCAGTCATGCGGCCGAGCCTAGTGGTCGAGCGGTCCTCGATACACGATCGGGTGAAGAGGGCTGGACAGTGCCGGAAATCGAATGCACGTGCTATACGCTCGGAGTCCAGTCTCCCACTCCACCGCAGAGGCGCCCCCCAATACCCTGGGACGGGGGCCAGTGCCCCCGCTCTCTCAAGAAAGGTGCGGACCGGCGTGACCGACCGTCTCATCGTTCGTGGCGCTCGCGAGCACAACCTCAAGAACGTTTCTCTTGACCTGCCGCGCGACTCGCTCATCGTCTTCACCGGACTCTCCGGGTCGGGCAAGTCCTCCCTGGCCTTCGACACGATCTTCGCCGAGGGTCAGCGCCGCTACGTCGAGTCGCTCTCCTCGTACGCCCGCCAGTTCCTCGGGCAGATGGACAAGCCCGACGTCGACTTCATCGAGGGCCTCTCCCCGGCCGTCTCCATCGACCAGAAGTCCACCTCGCGCAACCCG is a window encoding:
- a CDS encoding TerC family protein, whose amino-acid sequence is MDVSLTLWVLTILGLGILIGADFFIGRKPHDVSMKEAGIWTVVWIVLAVLFGLGLMVFGHGQASQEFFAGFITEKSLSVDNLFVFVLIMAKFAVPSQLQQRVLLIGVLIALVLRAIFIAAGAAIIANFSWVFYIFGAFLIYTAWKLIQEARKDEEDEEFEENRLLKSIEKKFGVADQYHGTKLFIQKNGKRILTPLMVVMLAIGTTDVLFALDSIPAIFGLTQDPYIVFTANAFALMGLRQLYFLIGGLLKKLVHLSYGLSVILGFIGIKLVLHALHESGLHVPQISIPVSLGVICGVLVITTITSLIASKKQAEAEAAAGGPERIDA
- a CDS encoding serine hydrolase — encoded protein: MRSTRTRMRRACVAATAAGVLLAPVAAGSAYGATAPAPSVSAAPSPDGDTEFPQLTPAVAARLDAAVREVMDRAKVPGVTVGLWAPGKGSYVKSFGVADKSTGAPMTPDLGVRIGSETKTFTVTALLQLVDQGKLSLDDPIGKYISGVPNGDRITLRELAGMRSGLFNYSEDAGFDARITSTFTPQQLLDISFKHPVNFEPGAKFEYSNTNLILLGLLVEKITGRPIQEVIGQDVVKPAGLSSRTLFPVGREFPEPHAHGYTNDLPGGKIVDATDFDPSWAWSAGAMVSTLDDLRSWAKTLATGTLLTPATQAERLKTQPIGIIPGAGYGLGIFNVQGWIGHNGSLPGYETLTVYLPEEQATMVIVLNTDDLYKGQEPSTLFGEAVTGIVTPGHVYPGHKPTVDKKN
- a CDS encoding MFS transporter — protein: MFRIAAASLVGTAIEFYDFFVYGTAAALVLGPLFFPSFSPLAGTLAAFGTFGVGFLARPLGSAVFGHIGDRYGRRPVLLASLLLTGLATVAVGCVPSYASIGMAAPILLVLLRFLQGLGLGGEWGGAVLLTSEHAPEGRRGLWSSFPQMGPAVGFLLANGLMLTLSSTLSDGQFAAWGWRVPFWVAGLLALTGLWLRRSVEETPQFRALAETGHRADAPLPEVLRGHWRLLLLTGGALAVGYAVFYAVTTWSLAYATEHLGVHRSVMLACIMVAVALKGVATPVVAVLGDRYGRRPLCLAGCTASALWMFPFVALLRTADPLLMTVGLFGALLGMVTMFAVVGAYLPELYAPRIRCTGAAVGYNLGGVLGGALTPIVATALADGSGPPWAVAVYLTAIALVSLACFALLPETNPVVVRQRTGAYTDAEKGAAETTAPA
- a CDS encoding MBL fold metallo-hydrolase is translated as MTYTGEVKVGGPADVHELADLMISKVAVGSMNNNAYLLRCRATDEQLLVDAAAEAGTLLSLIGDDGIASVVTTHRHGDHWGALAEVVEATGARTYAGAHDAEGIPVATDVLVADGDTITVGRVTLTARHLVGHTPGSIALVYDDPHGHAHVFTGDCLFPGGVGNTSGDQKAFTSLLDDVETKLFGELSDETWVYPGHGNDTTLGAERPHLAEWRERGW
- a CDS encoding maleylpyruvate isomerase family mycothiol-dependent enzyme, with translation MTDHAHDLRSVHEATDRLLTAVAKLDNAKLAEESHLPGWTRGHVLAHLARNADALVEVFEGRPMYESATSRESDIERDAGRPLLEQLEDVRNSADRWFAVAERPQDWTRTVELRNGVTDTAARVPFRRLIEVELHHVDLNIGYELADLPEEFTAREIDFLADRWSGRPEVPPVTLKTHHGDRVWHTGGSEGTPVTLVGTPDELLGWLAGRGLRGAHLTVEAGDGLPGLPPL